A region from the Sulfurivermis fontis genome encodes:
- a CDS encoding helix-turn-helix domain-containing protein: MSERLSQKLIGYRVKAAREALAWTQDRLAETLGLNDRQSISDIENGKRALKPDELVLLTDVLGREIEFFLDPFSVAGEAQFSWRASPGLDEGNLDGFEHRAGQWIGLLRWLRESEQGRANPLKHSLRLTSQSSFEDAIARAEDLVDALDLGAIPAERLIERVEQALDIPVLFVDTIETPEGNSISGATCHLQDLGVILVNRNESEARRFYDLAHELFHALTWDAMKPDHRESNSVEDRAKGKRIEQLANNFAAALLMPGKALEQLIDRRRIGDVAHLAEVAAQLRVAPVSLAWRLFNMKWIDEAAREALKHEHQRPSVAGTPKRFSPAFVGMLHNAIDRGRLSARKAAKAMGMNLSQLVDLFAEHSLAAPFEL; encoded by the coding sequence ATGTCTGAACGCCTGTCGCAAAAACTGATCGGCTACCGCGTCAAAGCCGCTCGTGAGGCGCTCGCCTGGACCCAGGATCGCCTGGCCGAGACCCTGGGGCTGAACGACCGCCAGAGCATCTCGGACATCGAGAACGGCAAACGCGCTCTGAAACCCGACGAGCTGGTCCTGTTGACCGACGTCCTGGGTCGGGAAATCGAGTTCTTCCTCGATCCGTTCTCCGTCGCCGGCGAGGCCCAGTTTTCCTGGCGCGCCTCGCCGGGCCTGGACGAGGGCAATCTGGACGGCTTCGAACACCGGGCTGGGCAATGGATCGGCCTGCTTCGCTGGCTCCGCGAAAGCGAGCAAGGTCGGGCGAACCCCCTCAAGCACAGTCTGCGCCTGACTTCCCAGTCCTCGTTCGAGGACGCGATCGCACGGGCCGAGGATCTGGTCGACGCCCTGGACCTCGGCGCAATTCCGGCCGAACGCCTGATCGAGCGGGTGGAGCAGGCCCTGGATATTCCTGTGCTCTTCGTCGATACGATCGAAACCCCGGAAGGAAACTCGATTTCGGGGGCGACCTGTCACCTGCAGGACCTCGGGGTGATTCTGGTAAATCGCAACGAGTCGGAGGCCCGGCGGTTCTATGACCTGGCGCACGAGCTGTTTCACGCGCTGACCTGGGATGCCATGAAGCCGGACCACCGCGAGTCCAATTCAGTCGAAGACCGGGCCAAGGGCAAGCGCATCGAGCAGCTCGCAAACAATTTTGCGGCCGCCCTGCTGATGCCAGGCAAGGCCCTGGAGCAACTGATCGATCGGCGGCGTATCGGTGACGTTGCGCACCTGGCGGAGGTCGCCGCGCAACTGCGCGTCGCCCCGGTATCCCTGGCATGGCGGCTGTTCAACATGAAGTGGATCGACGAGGCCGCCCGGGAAGCGCTCAAGCACGAGCACCAGCGTCCGTCCGTTGCCGGCACACCCAAGCGTTTCTCGCCAGCCTTCGTTGGTATGCTCCACAACGCGATCGACCGGGGCCGGCTCTCCGCCCGCAAGGCGGCCAAGGCCATGGGCATGAACCTGTCGCAGCTGGTCGACCTGTTCGCCGAGCACTCGCTCGCCGCGCCATTCGAGTTGTGA
- a CDS encoding DNA adenine methylase — protein sequence MRYYTPLRYPGGKGKLAPFVRQVFVDNDLCDGVYVEPYAGGAGIALELVMTGYAKEVWLNDIDPAIHAFWHCALNETQALIEMVHNVPLTIEEWQKQREIYLGPGRKKRLALAFATLFLNRTNRSGILGGGVIGGLDQTGKWLIDARFNRDGIAERLQRIEDHKHHIQLTNLDAEDFIKAAKFPKRSLVYLDPPYFNKAQRLYRNHYAEADHARIAQLVQQKLRTHWIVSYDDAPEIAKLYKERRKIRYTLSYSAQTKRNGGELMFFSDGLDYPKTNNPALFGRRA from the coding sequence ATGCGCTATTACACCCCATTGCGGTACCCGGGCGGGAAAGGAAAACTTGCCCCATTTGTTCGTCAGGTGTTTGTCGATAACGACCTGTGTGACGGAGTTTACGTAGAGCCCTACGCAGGGGGTGCTGGCATCGCGCTAGAGCTGGTGATGACCGGCTACGCCAAGGAAGTGTGGCTGAATGACATTGATCCGGCGATTCACGCGTTTTGGCACTGTGCCCTGAATGAGACGCAAGCGCTGATCGAAATGGTTCACAACGTGCCGCTCACCATTGAGGAGTGGCAAAAGCAGCGTGAAATCTACCTTGGGCCAGGCCGGAAGAAACGACTTGCTCTGGCGTTTGCGACGCTGTTTCTGAACCGGACCAACCGTTCTGGAATACTTGGGGGCGGCGTTATTGGTGGTCTGGATCAGACCGGCAAATGGTTAATCGACGCCAGGTTCAATCGCGACGGCATCGCTGAACGGTTGCAGCGAATTGAAGATCACAAGCATCACATCCAATTAACGAACCTCGATGCTGAGGATTTTATTAAAGCCGCCAAATTCCCAAAACGGTCGTTGGTGTACCTCGACCCGCCGTATTTCAACAAAGCTCAACGGCTGTACCGCAATCATTATGCAGAGGCCGACCACGCCAGAATTGCTCAGCTGGTGCAGCAGAAACTGCGGACGCATTGGATCGTGTCTTACGACGATGCGCCAGAAATCGCAAAACTGTACAAGGAGCGGCGAAAGATACGGTACACCCTCAGCTACAGCGCGCAAACGAAACGGAATGGCGGCGAATTGATGTTTTTTAGCGACGGACTGGACTATCCGAAAACCAACAACCCGGCGCTGTTCGGCCGGCGTGCTTAG
- the mobH gene encoding MobH family relaxase, whose product MLGRLFRRDSPRVDAPSPDGRFSIDPPEVLLAPHARVIASIRGMTGVPDTHWAALYSPLFGALARFVQQLPASEAHHHAAPGGLLRHALEVALEAMKLRRGALLPPGASAEELARLQDVWSYACVTAALLHDIGKPLADQRVTLFSPDHASIGFWSPVDGPMPPPARYYRVEFVTKRRYRRHERLAPLLAGHIVPAQGLRWLADEPEVMDAWLAALQGEYEAAGPLGAIVAKADGLSVARDLSGGGKVQLPTARTRPLSERLITALRYLLARDELPLNRRGAAGFLAGDDLWLVSKRVLDALREQLAREGQTGVPSRNDRLMDELQQHGLLIPNEDHAIWTCEVRIGDWTQRLTLLRMEASAIWSNPERRPVPLDGTVIPVAGAPEDGADADAAGETAAEPCTAAPETNRATRNAPQESAGHPAEPGSAQGYDDLPLPYDIEAPGGGTAIPSTEPSAGNRHHAGEASVGSTPQDDEDEDAGRRFVAWLKDNIASGRVEINTVNARLHVLPQGLALISPGIFRDFDSVRWDKAQKRFQKMKLHLKRPDGTNIWTCRVAKDRKQSRIKVMLIPEPESALGVKLPPPNPAVTLLTENGGETAKDSEKKVGDGQVV is encoded by the coding sequence ATGCTTGGCCGCCTATTCCGTCGCGACAGTCCCCGTGTCGATGCTCCGTCCCCGGACGGGCGCTTTTCGATCGACCCACCGGAGGTCCTGCTGGCCCCCCACGCCCGCGTAATCGCCTCGATTCGTGGAATGACGGGCGTGCCGGATACGCATTGGGCCGCGTTGTACAGCCCCCTTTTCGGAGCGCTTGCCCGGTTCGTGCAGCAACTGCCGGCATCCGAGGCGCATCATCACGCCGCGCCGGGGGGCCTCCTGCGCCACGCACTGGAGGTCGCGCTCGAGGCCATGAAGCTCCGCCGCGGTGCCCTGCTGCCACCCGGCGCGTCCGCCGAAGAGCTCGCCCGCCTCCAGGACGTCTGGTCGTATGCCTGCGTCACGGCGGCTCTCCTGCACGACATCGGCAAACCGCTCGCCGACCAGCGCGTAACGCTGTTCAGTCCTGACCACGCGTCGATCGGGTTTTGGAGCCCGGTTGACGGCCCGATGCCGCCCCCGGCGCGGTACTACCGCGTCGAGTTCGTGACCAAGCGCCGTTACCGGCGGCACGAGCGGCTCGCGCCCCTGCTGGCCGGCCACATCGTCCCGGCCCAGGGCCTCCGCTGGCTCGCCGACGAACCCGAGGTGATGGACGCCTGGCTCGCGGCCCTGCAGGGCGAATACGAGGCAGCAGGCCCGCTCGGCGCCATCGTGGCCAAGGCGGATGGCCTCTCGGTCGCGCGGGACCTGTCCGGCGGCGGAAAGGTGCAGCTGCCCACCGCGCGGACAAGGCCACTGTCCGAACGTCTGATTACCGCGCTGCGGTATTTACTTGCCCGCGACGAGCTTCCCCTCAACCGCCGCGGCGCCGCCGGCTTCCTCGCCGGCGACGATTTGTGGCTGGTCTCCAAGAGGGTGCTCGACGCCCTGCGCGAGCAACTCGCGCGCGAAGGCCAGACGGGTGTTCCCTCGCGCAATGACCGCCTGATGGACGAGCTGCAACAGCACGGCCTGCTCATTCCCAACGAAGACCACGCGATATGGACCTGCGAGGTGCGCATCGGCGACTGGACGCAACGCCTCACGCTGCTGCGCATGGAGGCCTCGGCGATATGGTCAAACCCGGAACGCCGGCCGGTTCCTCTCGACGGTACCGTGATACCGGTGGCCGGAGCCCCTGAGGACGGGGCGGATGCTGACGCCGCCGGCGAAACCGCCGCGGAGCCCTGCACGGCCGCGCCGGAGACGAATCGGGCCACGCGGAATGCGCCGCAGGAGAGCGCCGGGCATCCGGCGGAACCTGGTAGCGCCCAAGGCTACGACGATCTCCCACTGCCCTACGACATCGAGGCGCCCGGAGGAGGGACGGCAATTCCATCGACTGAGCCCTCCGCGGGCAACCGACATCACGCCGGTGAGGCCTCGGTCGGAAGCACGCCGCAAGACGACGAGGACGAGGATGCAGGCAGGCGCTTCGTTGCCTGGCTCAAAGACAACATCGCCAGCGGCCGGGTGGAGATCAACACGGTCAATGCCCGCCTGCATGTCCTGCCCCAGGGCCTGGCCCTGATCTCGCCGGGCATCTTCCGCGACTTCGACTCGGTGCGCTGGGACAAGGCGCAGAAGCGCTTCCAGAAGATGAAGCTGCACCTCAAACGCCCGGACGGCACCAACATCTGGACCTGCCGCGTGGCCAAGGACCGCAAGCAGTCGCGCATCAAGGTCATGCTGATCCCCGAACCCGAAAGTGCGCTCGGTGTGAAGCTGCCCCCGCCCAACCCCGCGGTAACCCTGCTGACAGAGAACGGCGGCGAGACCGCAAAAGACTCCGAGAAAAAGGTGGGTGATGGCCAGGTTGTTTGA